One Nocardia sp. BMG111209 DNA segment encodes these proteins:
- a CDS encoding arylmalonate decarboxylase — MTNAVGPRAVFGVIVPSTNTVVEHDYWRSGVPGVAYRAGSMYIPDPVMGNDDDFRALLGQIRASIDTAVRDALTAEPDRMVMGMSAETFWGGIEGNAAFEQRLRDRTGLPVTTGASSCRAALHELGCHRIAVFSPYQPVADVEVGRFFTEAGFDVAAITGLRCPTAMDIARVAPDRLRAMIAEIDAPDVEAIVQVGTNLSFVAQADELERELGKPVIAINAATLWYALRDHGFDDRVDNAGTLLREH; from the coding sequence ATGACCAATGCCGTTGGCCCCAGAGCCGTCTTCGGCGTGATCGTGCCGAGTACCAATACCGTTGTCGAACACGACTATTGGCGATCCGGAGTCCCCGGCGTCGCCTACCGCGCCGGCTCCATGTACATCCCGGATCCGGTGATGGGCAACGACGACGATTTCCGCGCCCTGCTGGGCCAGATCCGCGCCTCGATAGACACCGCAGTCCGCGACGCCCTCACCGCCGAACCGGACCGCATGGTGATGGGCATGTCGGCGGAGACGTTCTGGGGCGGCATCGAGGGCAACGCCGCCTTCGAACAACGCCTGCGCGACCGCACCGGCCTCCCCGTGACCACCGGCGCGAGTTCCTGCCGAGCCGCCCTGCACGAACTCGGCTGCCACCGCATCGCCGTCTTCTCCCCCTATCAGCCGGTCGCCGACGTGGAGGTGGGCCGCTTCTTCACCGAGGCCGGCTTCGACGTCGCCGCCATCACCGGCCTACGCTGCCCCACCGCGATGGATATCGCCCGAGTGGCCCCGGATCGCCTGCGCGCCATGATCGCCGAGATCGACGCCCCCGACGTGGAGGCCATCGTCCAGGTCGGCACCAACCTCTCCTTCGTGGCCCAGGCCGACGAGCTGGAACGCGAACTCGGCAAACCGGTGATCGCGATCAACGCCGCCACCCTCTGGTATGCGTTGCGCGACCACGGATTCGACGACCGAGTGGACAACGCGGGCACCCTCCTCCGCGAACACTGA
- a CDS encoding TetR/AcrR family transcriptional regulator, whose translation MNRPGRPAGPAADTAEIVLTAALELILTEGAVALTPQRLHGITGVARTTIYRHWPTTRDFLAALIEVAPHPAADPTGDPVTDLHAEVDRLCDRLRDKPVAAFLRALITASATDPGCADLRRRYVRDLLAPFHRGVRALGIEDESVVAETAKAVVSPLLIDVLLLDLPVDRDRAHRTVAEALSHTTIPPS comes from the coding sequence GTGAACAGACCCGGACGCCCCGCCGGCCCCGCCGCCGACACCGCCGAGATCGTGCTCACCGCGGCACTCGAGCTGATCCTCACCGAAGGCGCGGTGGCGCTGACTCCGCAACGGCTGCACGGCATCACGGGCGTGGCCCGCACCACGATCTACCGGCACTGGCCCACGACGAGGGATTTCCTCGCCGCCCTGATCGAGGTGGCCCCCCATCCGGCCGCCGATCCCACCGGCGATCCGGTCACCGACCTGCACGCCGAGGTGGACCGACTCTGTGATCGCCTGCGCGACAAGCCCGTGGCCGCGTTCCTGCGCGCCCTGATCACCGCCTCCGCGACCGATCCCGGCTGCGCCGACCTGCGCCGCCGCTACGTGCGGGACCTGCTGGCCCCCTTCCACCGCGGCGTACGCGCGCTGGGCATCGAGGACGAATCCGTCGTCGCGGAGACCGCCAAGGCCGTCGTCTCCCCCCTGCTGATCGACGTACTGCTGCTGGACCTCCCGGTCGACCGCGACCGCGCCCACCGCACCGTCGCGGAAGCCCTGTCCCACACCACAATTCCCCCGTCCTGA
- a CDS encoding DUF4437 domain-containing protein, whose amino-acid sequence MRPHVELIDEKDLIWHIAEFQHATGTARQRNLSYDEEDGSASLKVTFTSDWSRPAGVHAAETEWYVLSGRITLGDTELGPGGYWTAPVGVWTPALTVAEGTEILLFREGADWAFEPADGDRENVRPDQVLVVLDSAAMPWIDVKDGSPMRFDLGGTPVPGLYIKLLHRDEKTGFYTRLIKAKPGWREVPLAHHPCSEEAYCLDGGFEYNFGTMWPGTYFWRPPFIRHGDFTADAEQGCTWLLRSDADLVDWYTENAQVVMTGDATNWGPEFPQTLAPRLIEPVRSASIGRWLDPTHQ is encoded by the coding sequence ATGCGTCCGCATGTCGAACTGATCGACGAAAAAGACCTGATCTGGCATATCGCCGAGTTCCAGCACGCGACCGGCACCGCGCGGCAGCGCAATCTCAGCTATGACGAGGAGGACGGATCCGCCTCGCTGAAGGTGACCTTCACCAGCGACTGGTCCCGGCCGGCGGGGGTGCACGCGGCCGAGACGGAGTGGTACGTGCTCTCGGGACGAATCACTCTGGGGGACACCGAACTCGGGCCGGGCGGGTATTGGACGGCGCCGGTGGGGGTCTGGACGCCGGCGCTCACGGTCGCCGAGGGCACCGAGATCCTGTTGTTCCGCGAGGGCGCGGACTGGGCGTTCGAGCCCGCCGACGGTGATCGCGAAAACGTCCGGCCAGACCAGGTTCTGGTGGTCCTCGACTCCGCGGCGATGCCGTGGATCGACGTGAAGGACGGCAGCCCCATGCGTTTCGATCTGGGTGGTACGCCGGTGCCGGGGCTCTACATCAAACTGCTGCACCGCGACGAGAAGACCGGGTTCTACACGCGGCTGATCAAGGCCAAGCCCGGCTGGCGGGAAGTGCCGCTGGCACACCATCCGTGCAGTGAGGAGGCGTACTGCCTGGACGGCGGCTTCGAGTACAACTTCGGGACCATGTGGCCGGGGACGTACTTCTGGCGGCCGCCGTTCATCCGGCACGGCGATTTCACCGCCGACGCCGAGCAGGGCTGCACCTGGCTGCTGCGGTCCGACGCCGATCTGGTGGATTGGTACACGGAGAACGCGCAGGTCGTGATGACCGGTGACGCGACCAACTGGGGGCCGGAGTTCCCGCAGACCCTCGCGCCGCGGCTGATCGAGCCGGTGCGGTCGGCCTCGATCGGGCGGTGGCTGGACCCCACCCACCAATAG
- a CDS encoding arylmalonate decarboxylase — MPDVLGWRAKFGVLAPSTNTVVEPDFARLGVPGVTTHFGRIHIRDQNMSDDAGMGRLLDQIRAEIVAACERVLTCEPDYMVMGMSAETFWGGVEGNRAFVRQIHEVTGLEVATGAEACRRALELYGATRIGVVTPYQPVGDENVVRFFGELGVKVGAIEGLRCPTAVSIAHVTEDELRAALREVDGDDIDALVQCGTNLSMLRLADEAERWLGKPVIAINAATWWMALRDNGFDDRIEGAGGLLRDH; from the coding sequence ATGCCCGATGTACTCGGCTGGCGCGCCAAGTTCGGCGTGCTGGCACCGTCCACCAATACCGTGGTGGAGCCGGATTTCGCCCGCCTGGGCGTGCCCGGCGTCACCACCCACTTCGGCCGCATCCACATCCGAGACCAGAACATGAGCGACGACGCCGGGATGGGCCGGCTGCTCGATCAAATCCGCGCGGAGATCGTCGCGGCCTGCGAGCGGGTCCTGACCTGCGAACCGGACTACATGGTCATGGGTATGTCCGCCGAAACCTTCTGGGGCGGTGTGGAAGGCAACCGCGCGTTCGTGCGGCAGATCCACGAGGTGACCGGCCTCGAGGTCGCCACCGGCGCCGAGGCGTGCCGGCGCGCCCTGGAGTTGTACGGCGCCACCAGGATCGGCGTCGTCACCCCGTATCAGCCGGTGGGCGACGAGAACGTCGTCCGGTTCTTCGGCGAACTCGGTGTGAAGGTCGGCGCTATCGAGGGATTGCGCTGTCCCACCGCGGTTTCCATCGCACACGTCACCGAGGACGAACTGCGCGCGGCGCTGCGCGAGGTCGACGGCGACGATATCGACGCCCTCGTCCAGTGCGGCACCAATCTGTCGATGCTGCGGCTGGCCGACGAGGCCGAACGCTGGCTGGGCAAGCCGGTGATCGCCATCAATGCCGCGACCTGGTGGATGGCGCTGCGCGACAACGGTTTCGACGACCGGATCGAGGGCGCGGGTGGACTGTTGCGCGACCACTGA
- a CDS encoding SDR family oxidoreductase, with protein sequence MTTPRTVVVTGGTRGIGLGLTRALLAAGHRVAVCGTDSARVAEVAAELPAALAITADVTDRASLQQLWDAAVDRFGGVDVWINNAGVAHPRAPIWELPAAEARKVVSTNLIGVLNGCAVAIPALAATGGGHVWNMEGLGSDGRSVPGLTVYGATKRAVTYLTRGLTREVPAGVSVGLLSPGMVVTDLLTGGYADPDELAKARKVFNILADRVETVTPWLAERAVTRTRNGEHVAWLTTGKVMRRFATAPFRRRDLFAETPES encoded by the coding sequence ATGACGACGCCCCGCACGGTGGTCGTGACCGGCGGCACCCGCGGTATCGGCCTCGGTCTGACCCGTGCCCTGCTCGCCGCCGGGCATCGGGTCGCGGTGTGCGGCACCGACTCCGCGCGGGTCGCCGAGGTGGCCGCGGAACTCCCTGCCGCCCTGGCGATCACCGCCGATGTCACCGATCGGGCGAGCCTGCAACAACTCTGGGACGCGGCCGTGGACCGGTTCGGCGGCGTCGACGTGTGGATCAACAACGCCGGCGTCGCGCACCCCCGGGCCCCGATCTGGGAACTACCGGCGGCCGAGGCCCGGAAAGTGGTGTCCACCAACCTGATCGGCGTGCTCAACGGCTGCGCGGTGGCCATCCCGGCCCTGGCCGCGACCGGCGGCGGCCACGTCTGGAACATGGAGGGCCTCGGCAGCGACGGCCGGTCCGTGCCCGGCCTGACCGTCTACGGCGCCACCAAACGCGCGGTCACCTACCTGACCCGCGGCCTGACCCGCGAGGTCCCCGCCGGTGTCTCGGTGGGCCTGCTCAGCCCCGGCATGGTGGTCACCGATCTGCTCACCGGCGGCTATGCCGATCCGGACGAACTGGCCAAGGCGCGCAAGGTGTTCAACATCCTCGCCGACCGCGTGGAGACGGTCACCCCGTGGCTGGCCGAGCGCGCGGTCACCCGCACCCGCAACGGCGAGCACGTGGCCTGGCTGACGACCGGCAAGGTGATGCGCCGCTTCGCCACCGCCCCGTTCCGCCGCCGCGATCTGTTCGCCGAAACACCCGAATCCTGA